Genomic DNA from Candidatus Krumholzibacteriia bacterium:
CGAGCCGCGCTTCGCCACCGCCGACGGCCGGGCTCGCTTCCACCTCACCCCGGTGCCGGAGTTCCCCTTGCGCCCCGGCGAGTTCCGCCTGATGACAGTGCGCTCCGAGGGCCAGTTCAACACCGTGGTCTACGAATACGAGGACGTCTACCGCGGCGCCGACGGGCGCGACGTCGTCTTCGTCCATCCCGAGGACGCAGCCGCGTTGGGTCTACGGCCCGGGGAGCGCGTCCACCTGCGTTCAGACGCCGGCGTCTACGGACCGGTGCGCGTCTTGGCCGCCGACATCCGGCGCGGCAACCTGGCGGTGTACTATCCCGAGGCGAACGTCCTGGTGCCGCGGCGCGTGGACGGGCGCTCCCATACGCCCACGTTCAAATCCGTGGCGGTACGGCTCGAGCGCGCGGCGCCAGGGCCGGCGCAGCCGCAGTCCGCAGCGCCGTCGCGTTGAGTCCGAGCGACTGCGGTGTGTTCCAACCGCTGGCGTCGAGGCGGAGAATGGGCGGCGAGAGCGCCAAGAATGTCCCGGAAGCTTTCTTGATCGTGCGCGTCAAGCCACGCTCGGCACAGGCCGGGTTGCTCGGACGGCACGGCTCCGGGATCAAGGTGGCCGTGCGCGCGGCGCCCGAGCACGGGCGGGCGAATGCGGAACTGGTGCGCGTTCTCGCGGCGGCGCTCGGCGTGCCGGCGACGGCTTTGGCAGTAGCGAGCGGCACCGGAGCGCCGGACAAGCGCTTACGCATCACCGGCATGGATGCGGCGGAGCTGGAGCGTCGGCTCGCCGCCGCCCTGCAGGAGTAAACTGCGACCGGGAGAACACATGCCCTACGAGATCGAGGTCGACGAGTTGAAGCGGGCGCTCGACGCCGGCGAAGACTGGGTGCTGGTGGACGTGCGCGAAGGTTGGGAGCACGCCCTCGTGCACATCCCTGGAGCGGTGCACATCCCGCTCGGCCAGCTGGTCCAGCGGCTCGGGGAGCTCCAACAAGAGCGCCCGCACGTGCTCTACTGCCATCACGGGATGCGCAGCATGCGCGCCGCGCTGGCCCTGGCCCAGCGCGGCTTTGCCAACGTGCGCAGCCTGCGCGGCGGCATCGATCGCTGGGCCGAGGTGGTCGATCCCACCTTGGCTCGGTACTGAGGAAAGGCAGAAACCCCATGCTTCGCCTGCGCCGAGCCCGCGAGCGCGGTCACTTCGACCACGGCTGGCTCGACACCAACCATACCTTCTCCTTCGCCGACTACCACGACCCGGAGCACATGGGCTTTCGAGTCCTCCGTGTCATCAACGAGGACGTGGTCGCGCCCGGGCAGGGCTTCGGTACCCACGGTCACCGGGACATGGAGATCGTCACCTACGTGCTCGATGGCGCCCTGGAGCACCGCGACAGCACGGGTGGCGGCGGGGTGCTTCGCCCGGGCGACGTGCAGCGCATGAGCGCAGGCAGCGGCGTCATGCACAGCGAGTTCAACCACTCGCAGACGGAACCCGTGCACTTCCTGCAGATCTGGTTGCTGCCGGAGCGGCGCGGCTTGCCGCCGGGCTACGAGGACAAGCGCTTTCCCGCAGCCGAAAAGCGCGGCCGGCTGCGGGTCATCGCCTCCGCCGACATGCGCGACGGTTCGCTGCTCCTGCACCAGGATGCTTCGATCCTTGCCTCCATCCTGGAG
This window encodes:
- a CDS encoding DUF167 domain-containing protein, with the translated sequence MGGESAKNVPEAFLIVRVKPRSAQAGLLGRHGSGIKVAVRAAPEHGRANAELVRVLAAALGVPATALAVASGTGAPDKRLRITGMDAAELERRLAAALQE
- a CDS encoding rhodanese-like domain-containing protein translates to MPYEIEVDELKRALDAGEDWVLVDVREGWEHALVHIPGAVHIPLGQLVQRLGELQQERPHVLYCHHGMRSMRAALALAQRGFANVRSLRGGIDRWAEVVDPTLARY
- a CDS encoding pirin family protein; the encoded protein is MLRLRRARERGHFDHGWLDTNHTFSFADYHDPEHMGFRVLRVINEDVVAPGQGFGTHGHRDMEIVTYVLDGALEHRDSTGGGGVLRPGDVQRMSAGSGVMHSEFNHSQTEPVHFLQIWLLPERRGLPPGYEDKRFPAAEKRGRLRVIASADMRDGSLLLHQDASILASILEGTSVEHALGPGRHAWVQVARGEVAVNGQTLAAGDGAAISEETRLQFAATGASEFLLFDLP